The Streptomyces sp. NBC_00569 genomic sequence GGGCGCGGGAGGCCACGCCCCGATCAGAACGAAGTCGGAGAGCAGCCGGTCCCACACATGGACCGCGATGAACACCGCCACGTTGATCCCGATCAGAATCTTCGTGACCAGGCGCGGGTCGGCCGCGATCGTGCCGCCCGTGATCGTCCTCGGCCGGCTGGCCGCCGGACCATGCCCCGTACCGGATCCGCCCCGCACACAGTCCGGGCACTGGAAGCCCACCGAGGCGCTGACCATGCAGTCCGGGCAGATGGGCTTGTCACAGCGGGCGCAGCGGATCCCGGTCTCGCGGTCGGGGTGCCGGTAGCAGCGGGGCGGACCCTGCGCGTCCTGAGGGCCCTGCGGACTGCCCGGCACCTGATCCATCGGAAATCCCCTCGTACGAAACGCGCGCGATCAACACATGGCCCCGCCCATCCTTACGGATGAGCGGGGCGGATTGGTTCCCGTCGGCCGGACGCGTCGGCCCGGTTCGCGTGAGCCCGGTTCGCGTCAGCGGGTCTCGACGACGACCGACTCGATGACCACGTCGTTGACCGGACGGTCCGTGCGCGGGTTGGTCTGCGCGGTCGCGATGGTGTCCACGACCTTCTGGCTTGCCTCGTCGACGACCTCGCCGAAAATCGTGTGCTTACGGGTCAGCCAGGCCGTCGGCGACACCGTGATGAAGAACTGGGAACCGTTGGTGCCCGGGCCTGCGTTCGCCATGGCCAGCAGGTACGGCTTGTCGAAGGCCAGGTCGGGGTGGAACTCGTCCCCGAACTGGTAGCCCGGGCCGCCGGTGCCGTTCCCCAGCGGGTCACCGCCCTGGATCATGAAACCGCTGATCACCCGGTGGAAGACCGTGCCGTCGTAGAGCTTGTCCGTGGACTTCTCGCCCGTCTCCGGGTTGGTCCACTCCCGCTCGCCCCGAGCGAGCTCGACGAAGTTCTTGACCGTCTTGGGCGCGTGGTTCGGCAGCAGCCGGATCTCGATGTCGCCTTGGTTGGTCTTCAGGGTGGCGTAGAGCTGCTCAGCCACGATCTGCCTTCCGTTGCCTTCTGTGACGATCCGATCCTCGCACGCCCCCGCAGACCCGTCGCCCGGCGGCAGCCGCAGAATTTCCGGCCGCGTCGCCACCGAGGAGGCGC encodes the following:
- a CDS encoding peptidylprolyl isomerase translates to MAEQLYATLKTNQGDIEIRLLPNHAPKTVKNFVELARGEREWTNPETGEKSTDKLYDGTVFHRVISGFMIQGGDPLGNGTGGPGYQFGDEFHPDLAFDKPYLLAMANAGPGTNGSQFFITVSPTAWLTRKHTIFGEVVDEASQKVVDTIATAQTNPRTDRPVNDVVIESVVVETR